A segment of the uncultured Desulfobulbus sp. genome:
CTTTTCCGTGCCCCCCGGACATTTGACACAAAAAGCGGAATGTCTGGTGGTGTAGCTGTGAAAGCCTCGCTCACAACCGCGAACACAGAACCCTTTTTCATCCCAGGATCCGCGAGGACAACGACCATTGGGAAGCCTATAGGCTCCTGGCTGCGCATAGTGTTGAGCCACCACCCAGCGATAGTCAGAACGCGGGCGCGAATTATGGTTCCCAGAACCGGAATTCCCATGACGTCTTGTCATGTCGTCAAGAAATCTGCGATCCTCCTCACTGTCAAGAAAACCGCCTCCAGAGTTCGAGCGTTTTGAACTTGTTCTTCCGCACCAGCGATGTTTGTCGTTGTATTCACTTCTTCCGTTCCTGCCATCGTAAAAGCCCCCCGCCCATGGATCTGCCTGGCCATAGCCGATGTAGGCACCGCATCCTGAGGGCACATCGTACTTGGTATACTGCTGATGCTTTTGTTTACTGGCACCAAAGCTTTTCCCCATCCTGTAACACTCGCAATCCGATCGGGCAAAAGCCTGCCCTACCGCTAAAAATCCTGCAAAAAGAAAAACGATAGCATAGCGAACCAACAACACCCTTATCATTCCTTTCCCCCAAAAACTACAATTATCCTTAAGAAGACCAACAAGATGGAGCGGACTTCTCACATAACGGGAATGTATCATCAATGGAGGATATGTTTCCAGACCGCCTGAGTATTTTTTTATAGTTTCCTGTTCGCAGGTTCAGGATTTTCTCAAAGATCCAGAAACCAGGCCGGTGGGTTTCGTTTGGTCCAACGAGCAAATTTACGTTTATCGCCCTTGTAAAAATTGCGATAAGCTGCAACCGGATCACCAACAACTCTGTACTGCTCGGGCATGGCTTGGGGAAACTCAGTCAATCCCAGGGATTCAAAGCCAATGGACTCAATCTGGTCGAGCACAGCAATGGAGTTATGATCCTTCGTCTTCTCATAACGATAGCAGTATTCACTATTCAGTGCCCTGGCCAGACGGACCAGCCAGAGAAAATTATCATAGGATTCTCCAGCCCAGCGAATACAGGGATGTCTGACATGGGTTGATTTATAGGGAGTGGCGAATCCTTTGAGGTTGAGCGCAGTGCAGGCAATCTGTGCGCTCTCAAGAATCATCTTTACCACATGCTGGTCGCAGTGATATCTGGCACAGCGTTCAATATCAAGGTCCAGAACAAAAATGTTCATAAAGATAACCTCTCCAGGGAGCAAGGCCCTCCGCCTGATCGTTTACATCAGGGCAACAAACGCACCCGATTTCCTCGTTTTGTCGGTGGTTCAATGGTAAAAACTAAGGATCTGCAATCAAAGGCCGTATCGTTCCAGGGACGACGCTTGATTGCCCCATAACTGCGGTTCATACCATGGGGATCAAAGACTTCTCTTAGCAGATCAATGGCTAAACAAAAAAGGACATAAACAAGAAGATAAGCAAGAAAGTGAATCATGTGAAGCCTCCTGAAAAGATATGGTTGATCGTTTCTGGCCTTACCTTACCCCAGGAGGTAGGACAAAGAATGTCCCACCAAAAATTTTTCTGATAATTTTCTGTTTTAGCCCGGATTTCTGATTTAATCCTCATCAACTTTTTCATTTATACATGACTTTCAATGCCCAAAAATAAACTGCAACATGCCCGCCTGCTCTTCATTGACCGGCAAATTCGCGACAAACGTTTTCCCAACTGTGCAAGTCTTGCCGAGGAGTGGGAGGTCAACCCGCGCACCATTCGTCGCGACCTTGATTACCTCCGTTTCGAACTCGACGCCCCCCTTGCCTACTCAGCCAGCAAACGGGGTTTTTATTACACCGAAACGCAGTATCAACTACCGGCCCTGCAGATGCGAGAACGGGATCTCTTTGCCCTCTTTCTGGCGGACAAGCTCCTGGCTCAATACGAAGGAACACCGGTATACGACAGTCTGCGTTCTGTCTTCAGCAAAATTGAACAGAACCTGCCCGATAAAATCACCCTCTCCTCAAGCTCAGATCAGTCTCTCTTTACGGTGATTCCCTCCTCTTCAACCGTGATTATTCCCGAGGTGCAAGAGTTGATTTTTACTGCACTGCGGAGCGCCAAACAGGTAGAGATCATCTACCAGAGCCCAGGAGGACAGCCTCAAAAACGCTCACTTGATCCCTACCACTGCGTTCGCTATGAGGGGGACTGGTATGTGCTTGGTTTTTGTCATCTGCGAGCAGCATTACGGACCTTCAGTCTTGCACGGATACGCTCTGCAGAGGTGACAGAAATACAGTTTACGCGTCCTGAAAATTTTGATTTTCAGGCTATCTTTTCCAGCCACTTCGGCATTCACTGGGGAGAAGGGACCACCGTAGTTCGCATCCATTTCAACGTTAATGCAGCTCCCTATATCCGCGAGCGAACCTGGCACCCGTCACAAACTATCGATGAACAACAAGACGGCAGCCTTATCCTCACCATGCGGGTAAACCATCTCCTGGAGTTAAAACGGTGGATTCTCTCCTGGGGCGCGGAGGCAAAGGTATTGGCACCGCCTGAGCTTATTTCTAAACTCAAGACAGACATTCTGGATTTGGGCCGAGCGTACGGCCTGCAGATGTGACTGCAAATCGATCTCTGTACTTTTTGCTGAAACCACAATTTTATCGTTCTCGTAAAACGCCCCGAGAACGACGTTCCGATCTGCGTGGCACACATATTTCATGAGGGCTCATTTTCAGGGTTTCGACTTTTTACGAGGTTGTCAATTTTAGTTGGCTTTCAGCTACAACCCTTGCTACTGTAGTTTTTTACAGTCGTAACCAATAATCCCCTCTTCAAGGAATCATACACATGGCCAAAGACAATAAACGCGTGACGCTGGATGAACTGAGCAGACGATGGCAGAAAACGCCTGATCAAATTCTTGCCTTGGCCGCAGAGGGCTCTCTCACCTTATGGTATGAGTTTGAAAACGTCATTGTTCAGAAGGTAAAAAAGAAAAAAACGCCGCCGCCAAAACTCCACGAATCCATTGTCATCCAACTCCCGATGAAGATGGTGGAGATGATTATCGGCCGTACCGATCGAATTCAGGTGGCCTCGGAATACGCCTGCCTGACGCCTAAGGGAAAACAGATTTTAATTTCCAATGCAGCTGGAGAGGAATGGGGCGATACCAGCATGGTGGGGCTGAATCCCCTACGCATCTATGCCCTGGAAAACGACCTCCCCAAAATTGAAAAAGATCAGGGAATCACCCCCTTCACCGAAGAGACCACCTCCTGTTGCTGCCAGTCCCACGGGGCCTGCGATGAAGAGGACGATGACGAAGATCCTTTGGCTGAAGACCATCCCTGCTATGCCCCGGAGCTCAACATTGCTCTGGAATGCTGGTTTGAATTGATGAGTGAAGAAGAAGATCCAGAATCGATCCTCAAGACTGATATTCGCGATTGGGTGCAAAGCAACTATCCCAAGCTGACTAAAACAGCAACGGAGCGTATCGTCATGGTGGTGACACCTGCTGCAAAGCAAAAGCGTTAATCTCCGCCCGTTCTCCGAACGTTTAGTGCTCTATGCCTCAGAAATTTTTCCCCATCGTTGCCAGCCTGCTTCTGGTGGTTTGCCTCCACTCCCAGCAGGGAATTGCTGCGGGGACAGAGGTTAATGGCTTTGCCGGTATGGTCTGGGGGAGTAGCCTCCAGGCCAATCAGCAGACCAAAAACCTCATCCTCAGCAAAGGGAACGATGGCAAAGGAGGCTCTCTCTACACCCTGAAAGATGTCTCCATGGGTTTTGGACAGGCCACACTCGCAGCCATAGAGTGTTCCTTTGTCAAAAACCGCTTGCAAGGCGTTATGCTCCTTTTCTCCGGGGAAGATAATTTTCTCGGAGTCAAGGCAGAAGCCATACAACGGTACGGTAAGCCAATCTTTATTCCCCAGCAGGGAAGCTCGATGCTGAGCTGGCCTAATACAAAAACCAGCATCGTTCTCTCCTATACCCTTGCAAGTCAATCCGGATTTCTCTATCTCAAGGCTAAAAAGCTGCCCCCAGTGGCAACTATTTCTCCTTCCGCCCCCCCTAAAGACAAAAACCATGCCGTGCAAAAAATGGCTCCACCTCTAGATGATCTGGCTCTGTTTGACCAGTCCTCTGAAGTGGTGCAAAACGACACTGGTTCTTCCCCAAAAACGCCATTGCAAACCAGCAATAAGCTCCCTCTCGCCTCAGGTGTGAGCGTGGAGTTACAAAACTCTATCGATCGGGATCAGGCGTTAACCAGGGTCTGCTGGGAGAGTGTGGGACAGATCGGTGATCAGGCCTGTATGGAAGTGCAGCAGAACCTGGAGCGGCTCCATGAGCTTGGCTGGTGCAGAGAGCCTGATTCTGACACCGATGGTCTGCAGGTGAGTTGGGTACGCTGCGGGAAGGGGAAAACAATGGACAAAACAACCGACCAAGAGGGGCCGTCCGGAGCAGATGCGCCAACGGCACGCAATCTAGAGCCCAGCATTTGTAGTCTGGTAATAGAACTCTTTGCAACTGCGGTTGATTTACGAGAACAGGGAGAGACACCAAGAGCGGTGGAAAAGGTGCTCCTTCAGCGCCAAGAGGGACGAAAAGTACCGCTGCGCATTGAGCAGATTCGGGAAACCGTGGAATTGGTCTACTTCGACCAGCGTTATGCCTCCCTGCCCCTGCTCTCCCTTACAGCTGTTGTGGCAGAACAATGCAGGAACGGCCAGGGGCCATACATCGCTCCCCTTCCCCGCTGATAAGCATCACAACTCTACAATTCGATGCACTTTTTATCTTGAGGTACGGCCCTCCCCCCCCTCTACTCACTCAGGCACCACTTGTGTATCGACAGGAAGTTGATCCTGCCATTGCACCACCCAGAGTTCGCCTTTAATCCAGCCATCACGTTCCCTCCGTAACTGCGTGGGCTGTTCAGCTAAAATTTTCCAGCCGGTGGAATCTGCCAGGTGGTGAATATACTGAGAGGAATAAGCAAAACGTCCCGAGGGCTGAAGCCGGTATCCCTCCTCATCGAGCGCCTCCGTGGAAAAACAAAACAGAGCTCCAACACGTGCATGGGCATGAGCCATGGTAAAAATGGATTCCAACGCGCCCACGTAAATAAAAACATCGGTGGCGATGAAAAAATCAAACTCTTCTGTGGTCGAATGGAGGAAATGATCGATAGAATCCTGACGCAGTTGCTGATAACAACCTTTGCCCGCGGCCTGCTTGAGCATGGCTGG
Coding sequences within it:
- a CDS encoding pyrimidine dimer DNA glycosylase/endonuclease V produces the protein MNIFVLDLDIERCARYHCDQHVVKMILESAQIACTALNLKGFATPYKSTHVRHPCIRWAGESYDNFLWLVRLARALNSEYCYRYEKTKDHNSIAVLDQIESIGFESLGLTEFPQAMPEQYRVVGDPVAAYRNFYKGDKRKFARWTKRNPPAWFLDL
- a CDS encoding WYL domain-containing protein, which gives rise to MPKNKLQHARLLFIDRQIRDKRFPNCASLAEEWEVNPRTIRRDLDYLRFELDAPLAYSASKRGFYYTETQYQLPALQMRERDLFALFLADKLLAQYEGTPVYDSLRSVFSKIEQNLPDKITLSSSSDQSLFTVIPSSSTVIIPEVQELIFTALRSAKQVEIIYQSPGGQPQKRSLDPYHCVRYEGDWYVLGFCHLRAALRTFSLARIRSAEVTEIQFTRPENFDFQAIFSSHFGIHWGEGTTVVRIHFNVNAAPYIRERTWHPSQTIDEQQDGSLILTMRVNHLLELKRWILSWGAEAKVLAPPELISKLKTDILDLGRAYGLQM